In Colwellia sp. PAMC 20917, a single genomic region encodes these proteins:
- a CDS encoding DUF6689 family protein, whose product MLHIKKLLTLVLTSTAMLVSTISFASESVSVNVQGNKVEAVIHLPGNISADMTLQFENAVGLTKESLGLTAEIIDVTSLDFIDRLPEDLNISPSAAFPMMITIEPLANSGFSFSGLASVDLHTHNLEYTAGTPLRFFKAPLNGEFKDITMTMGAGSYRTRGSTGRFSQFIIVADLRAPLVVVNQKFNDLQTALNDFSSKINAAVYSMLLQDVNEINQLILSNNYHMASSKLNDFNRRINDNKGINIPDVWRSSRDIHNVAGELMAYANTLRFSLRLIK is encoded by the coding sequence ATGTTGCATATAAAAAAGCTACTTACTTTAGTACTAACATCAACAGCTATGTTGGTCAGTACAATCTCATTCGCTTCTGAATCGGTGTCAGTCAACGTACAAGGTAATAAGGTCGAGGCGGTTATTCATTTACCGGGCAATATTTCTGCCGATATGACTCTACAATTTGAAAATGCGGTTGGTTTAACGAAAGAGAGTTTAGGGCTAACGGCAGAAATTATTGACGTTACCTCATTAGATTTTATTGACCGTTTACCCGAAGACTTAAATATCTCTCCCTCTGCAGCATTTCCAATGATGATTACTATTGAGCCTTTGGCGAACAGTGGTTTTTCATTTTCAGGATTAGCTTCGGTTGATTTACACACGCATAATTTAGAATATACCGCGGGTACACCGCTGCGATTCTTTAAAGCGCCACTTAATGGTGAGTTTAAAGATATCACTATGACTATGGGTGCCGGTAGCTATAGAACACGTGGTTCAACAGGGCGTTTCTCACAATTTATTATTGTTGCCGATTTACGGGCTCCGTTGGTTGTTGTTAACCAAAAATTTAACGATTTACAAACCGCACTTAATGATTTTTCATCCAAAATAAATGCAGCGGTTTATTCGATGTTACTGCAAGATGTAAATGAAATTAACCAACTTATTTTGTCGAACAATTACCATATGGCGAGTAGTAAGCTTAATGACTTTAATCGCCGTATTAATGATAATAAAGGCATAAATATTCCTGATGTTTGGCGTTCAAGTC